The following proteins are co-located in the Trichormus variabilis 0441 genome:
- a CDS encoding ChaB family protein: MPEVYQAERTISAVFKEQKQVDDVIRRLLDRGVPRDHISVMGRNFQSETRIAGFITKRDVILGGLRTGAIFGSLFGSFLSLLTGVGVLFIPFVGPIVAAGPISALLLGAASGAIAGSAGAGLVSVLTTLGMPEDKAAIYQTRLQAGEFLLLTEVPSDRTGEFQLLLESAGAEEISTIDKTLARPCPGPCKSSEDLSPEVRSHLSSEAQSTFIERYNGVLNETSDEFTAEQAAWEAVHQKFDEDENGVWSKAKVGV; the protein is encoded by the coding sequence GTGCCAGAAGTTTATCAAGCAGAACGTACTATCTCTGCCGTATTTAAAGAGCAGAAACAAGTTGATGATGTAATTCGCCGTTTGTTAGATAGAGGTGTACCTAGAGACCATATCTCAGTCATGGGTAGAAACTTTCAATCCGAAACTCGGATTGCAGGTTTTATCACCAAAAGAGATGTGATTTTGGGTGGTTTGCGAACAGGAGCGATTTTTGGTTCCTTGTTTGGTTCCTTCCTCAGCTTGTTAACAGGTGTAGGCGTACTGTTTATTCCCTTCGTCGGGCCGATTGTGGCAGCAGGCCCCATCAGTGCTTTACTATTGGGGGCGGCTAGTGGGGCGATCGCTGGTAGTGCTGGCGCTGGCTTAGTCTCAGTTCTGACAACCTTGGGAATGCCAGAAGATAAAGCTGCAATCTACCAAACCCGCCTACAAGCCGGTGAGTTTTTGTTATTAACCGAAGTACCAAGCGATCGCACTGGTGAATTTCAGCTACTCTTGGAAAGTGCTGGTGCAGAAGAAATCAGCACAATTGATAAAACTTTGGCTCGTCCTTGTCCTGGGCCTTGCAAGAGTTCAGAAGATTTATCTCCTGAAGTGCGTTCTCATCTTTCTTCGGAAGCTCAAAGCACCTTTATTGAACGCTATAACGGTGTATTGAACGAGACTAGTGATGAGTTTACAGCTGAACAAGCAGCTTGGGAAGCTGTTCATCAAAAATTTGACGAAGATGAAAACGGCGTTTGGTCAAAAGCTAAAGTCGGAGTTTAG
- a CDS encoding Dps family protein, with the protein MPRINIGLTDEQRQSVINLLNQDLADSYLLLVKTKKYHWDVVGPQFRSLHQLWEEHYEKLTENIDAIAERVRTLGGYPIGSMEGFLQIATLKEHAGDVPSATGMVANLVQDHEQLIRNLRDHVDRSGDEFQDQGTADFLTGLMEEHEEIAWMLRSFIEGQPIEPNGTQPATETKTPVGV; encoded by the coding sequence ATGCCTAGAATAAACATTGGTTTAACAGACGAACAGCGTCAAAGTGTAATTAATCTGTTGAATCAAGATTTAGCAGATTCTTATTTACTTTTGGTGAAAACAAAAAAATACCATTGGGATGTAGTCGGGCCACAGTTCCGCAGTCTACATCAATTATGGGAAGAACACTACGAAAAACTAACAGAGAATATTGATGCGATCGCTGAACGAGTCCGGACTCTGGGTGGTTATCCTATAGGTTCAATGGAAGGATTTCTGCAAATCGCTACTCTCAAAGAACACGCCGGAGATGTTCCCAGTGCTACGGGAATGGTGGCTAATCTTGTACAGGATCATGAGCAATTGATTCGCAACCTCAGAGACCATGTAGACCGCAGTGGTGATGAGTTCCAGGATCAAGGAACTGCCGACTTCCTCACCGGACTCATGGAAGAACACGAAGAGATCGCTTGGATGTTGCGCTCATTTATTGAAGGGCAACCAATCGAGCCAAATGGTACACAACCAGCAACAGAAACTAAAACACCTGTTGGTGTGTAA